A DNA window from Ostrea edulis chromosome 5, xbOstEdul1.1, whole genome shotgun sequence contains the following coding sequences:
- the LOC125652885 gene encoding spidroin-1-like produces the protein MLRLLSLACIIACAVADYYPKSYGLMMGGLGGGSIVSGGMIGGGMIGGGMIGGGFGGGSAAAASAAAAGGAAAAAAAAAAGRGAAAAAAASAASGGVGGFGGWAPTYYLRPSYSYPVYGLMGGGLGGLGGGSAAAAAAAAASSGLGGFGGGSAAAAAAAAAAGQGAAAAAAAAAASSGLGGFGGLGGGSAAAAAAAAAASGAGGLGGFGGGSAAAASAAAAGGAAAAAAAAAAGQGAAAAAAAASSGGVGGFGGWAPSYYMPSYSYPVMMGGFRSKKVY, from the exons ATGCTGAGACTTCTATCCCTCGCTTGCATCATTGCCTGCGCTGTTGCAGACTACTACCCAAAGTCTTATGGACTTATGATGGGTGGTCTTGGGGGCGGATCTATTGTTAGCGGAGGAATGATTGGTGGAGGAATGATTGGCGGAGGAATGATTGGCGGAGGTTTTGGTGGTGGTTCAGCTGCCGCTGCTTCCGCTGCTGCTGCAGGAGGTGCTGCAGCCGCTGCCGCCGCCGCTGCCGCTGGACGAGGTGCCGCCGCTGCTGCTGCCGCCTCTGCTGCCTCTGGTGGTGTTGGAGGATTTGGTGGATGGGCCCCTACATATTATCTCCGACCCTCATATAGCTACCCAGTTTATGGATTAATGGGCGGTGGTCTTGGTGGACTTGGAGGTGGATCTGCTGCTGCTGCTGCCGCTGCTGCCGCTTCTTCTGGTCTTGGTGGTTTCGGTGGTGGATCAGCCGCTGCCGCCGCTGCTGCTGCCGCTGCTGGACAAGgtgctgctgctgctgctgccGCCGCGGCTGCCTCTTCTGGACTTGGTGGATTTGGTGGACTTGGAGGTGGATCTGCCGCTGCCGCTGCTGCCGCCGCTGCTGCATCTGGTGCTGGTGGTCTTGGAGGTTTTGGAGGCGGTTCAGCTGCAGCTGCTTCCGCTGCTGCTGCTGGAGGTGCAGCTGCCGCCGCTGCCGCCGCTGCTGCTGGACAAGGTGCTGCTGCCGCCGCTGCTGCTGCTTCCTCTGGTGGTGTAGGAGGATTTGGCGGATGGGCTCCTTCATACTACATGCCCTCTTATAGCTATCCAGTTATGATGGGTGGTTTCAGAAGCAAGAAG gtaTACTAA
- the LOC125652884 gene encoding spidroin-1-like, with protein MLRLLALASIIACTFADYYPKSYGLMMGGLGGGSIVGGGMIGGGMIGGGFGGGSAAAASAAAAGGAAAAAAAAAAGRGAAAAAAASAASGGVGGFGGWAPTYYLRPSYSYPVYGLMGGGLGGLGGGAAAAAAAAASGAGGLGGFGGGSAAAAAAAAAAGQGAAAAAAAAAASSGLGGFGGGSAAAAAAAAAASGAGGLGGIGGGSAAAASAAAAGGAAAAAAAAAASSGGVGGFGGWAPSYYMPSYSYPVMMGGFRSKKVY; from the exons ATGCTAAGACTTCTAGCCCTCGCTTCCATCATTGCCTGCACCTTTGCAGACTACTACCCGAAGTCTTATGGACTTATGATGGGTGGTCTTGGGGGAGGATCTATTGTTGGTGGAGGAATGATTGGCGGAGGAATGATTGGTGGAGGTTTTGGTGGTGGTTCAGCTGCCGCTGCTTCCGCTGCTGCTGCAGGAGGTGCTGCAGCCGCTGCCGCCGCCGCTGCCGCTGGACGAGGTGCCGCCGCTGCTGCTGCCGCCTCTGCTGCCTCTGGTGGTGTTGGAGGATTTGGTGGATGGGCCCCTACATATTATCTCCGACCCTCATATAGCTACCCAGTTTATGGATTAATGGGCGGTGGTCTTGGTGGTCTTGGAGGTGGAGCTGCCGCTGCTGCCGCTGCTGCTGCCTCTGGTGCCGGTGGTCTTGGTGGTTTTGGAGGTGGATCagctgctgctgctgctgctgccGCCGCTGCTGGACAAGGTGCTGCTGCTGCTGCCGCTGCCGCTGCTGCTTCCTCTGGTCTTGGTGGATTTGGAGGTGGATCTGCCGCTGCCGCTGCTGCCGCTGCTGCTGCCTCTGGTGCTGGTGGTCTTGGTGGTATTGGAGGTGGATCAGCAGCTGCAGCTTCCGCCGCTGCTGCTGGAGGTGCAGCTGCCGCCGCTGCTGCTGCTGCCGCTTCCTCTGGTGGTGTAGGAGGATTTGGTGGATGGGCTCCTTCATACTACATGCCCTCTTATAGCTATCCAGTTATGATGGGTGGCTTCAGAAGCAAGAAG GTATACTAA